A genomic stretch from Rubripirellula reticaptiva includes:
- the purL gene encoding phosphoribosylformylglycinamidine synthase subunit PurL gives MPLWQIDIYPAENQVDREAIRTTEEIAELGLGKNVSVAFARGFLVQGNFGAEEAARLAGTLLSDSITEHSVVAIAGQDILNEPPGTQTVQVNVLPKPGVMDPVAYSTLGAARDAGFAVDAVRTMRKYWIGGVDDASLDSICRRALSNDAIEQVVVGPLEMDQLDVGSPSDFKLVTIPIRELDDEGLTKLSKDGQLYLTLVEMQTIRAHFAKIGRDPTDIELESVAQTWSEHCSHKTLAGRIAYQGPGYEGHGADGAPMADKRQYENMLKETIFAATQQIRKTLGDDDWCVSVFKDNAGIVTFDDEYHVCFKVETHNHPSALEPYGGANTGIGGVIRDPMGTGMGAKPICNTDVFCFAPPDTAVDSLPPGILHPRRVMKGVVSGVRDYGNRMGIPTVNGAVYFDKRYLGNPLVYCGNAGLIPVGMEEKEVKADDLIVAIGGRTGRDGIHGATFSSAELTSESESLSGGAVQIGNAITEKMVLDVLIQARDRGLFNAVTDCGAGGFSSAVGEMGEHLGAEVWLDKAPLKYDGLTYTEIWISEAQERMVFAVPQDKWDELRQLCESEGVEAAAIGRFVPTGRLLLTYQGHTVGDVAMQFLHDGRPPIIRDAVYTPPETQPLDLPAMSADDHRTALLAIMGSLNVASKQWVIRQYDHEVQGGSVVKPLVGPLCDGPGDAAVVRPRMQSRRGLVLSCGMNPHYGDFDTYHMATSAIDEAMRNAVAVGADPSKIAILDNFCWGYTDRAETLGSLVRAAIACQDMAVTLGTPFISGKDSLNNEFSYFESDGTKQTISIPPSLLISAMGQIDDIGKAVTMDAKEVGNVVYLVGETKSELGGSHLSLVQDLAGGQVPTVDANVAKATFAAMHAAIMSGQVRACHDLSEGGLAVSATEMAMAGTLGMQIDIAAVCDSGLSSSEVLFSESNTRFLVEVSADAADEFEKSLSNHSVPVARLGTIEADERMIVMQGDDVVLDVTTADAKEAWQKPLAW, from the coding sequence ATGCCGCTTTGGCAAATCGATATTTATCCGGCCGAAAACCAAGTCGACCGCGAAGCCATCCGTACCACCGAAGAAATCGCAGAGCTTGGTCTCGGAAAGAACGTTTCGGTGGCTTTCGCTCGCGGCTTTCTGGTCCAAGGCAACTTTGGCGCCGAAGAAGCGGCCCGGTTGGCGGGCACCTTATTGTCCGATTCGATCACCGAGCATTCGGTGGTGGCGATCGCTGGGCAAGACATTTTGAACGAGCCGCCGGGGACGCAAACGGTTCAGGTCAACGTTTTGCCAAAGCCAGGCGTGATGGATCCGGTGGCATACAGCACGCTGGGTGCCGCTCGCGATGCCGGGTTTGCGGTCGACGCGGTTCGCACGATGCGTAAGTACTGGATCGGTGGCGTCGATGACGCTTCGCTGGACAGCATTTGTCGTCGCGCACTTTCGAACGACGCAATCGAACAAGTCGTTGTTGGTCCGTTAGAGATGGATCAGTTGGACGTTGGTTCGCCGAGCGATTTTAAGTTGGTGACGATTCCAATTCGCGAGTTGGATGACGAGGGACTGACCAAGTTATCCAAAGACGGCCAGTTGTATTTGACACTGGTCGAGATGCAGACGATCCGCGCGCACTTCGCCAAAATCGGCCGTGACCCCACTGACATCGAACTCGAATCGGTCGCACAAACTTGGTCAGAACACTGCAGCCACAAGACACTAGCCGGACGGATTGCTTATCAGGGGCCCGGTTACGAAGGACACGGCGCCGACGGTGCGCCGATGGCGGACAAACGTCAGTATGAAAACATGCTGAAGGAAACCATCTTTGCGGCTACCCAGCAGATTCGTAAAACGCTTGGTGACGATGACTGGTGCGTCAGCGTATTCAAAGATAACGCGGGCATCGTCACGTTTGATGACGAGTACCACGTGTGCTTCAAAGTCGAAACGCACAATCACCCGTCAGCGCTGGAACCTTACGGCGGTGCCAATACGGGCATCGGCGGTGTGATCCGTGACCCGATGGGAACCGGCATGGGGGCCAAACCGATTTGCAATACTGATGTGTTTTGCTTTGCGCCGCCCGATACGGCGGTCGATTCATTGCCGCCCGGCATCTTGCATCCTCGTCGCGTGATGAAGGGAGTCGTTTCCGGTGTCCGTGATTACGGCAACCGCATGGGTATCCCCACGGTCAACGGCGCGGTTTATTTTGACAAGCGTTATCTGGGCAACCCGTTGGTGTATTGCGGAAACGCTGGGCTGATTCCGGTCGGGATGGAAGAGAAGGAAGTCAAGGCGGACGACTTGATCGTCGCCATCGGCGGACGTACAGGGCGCGATGGGATTCATGGTGCAACGTTCAGTTCAGCCGAACTGACCAGCGAATCGGAATCGTTGTCCGGTGGTGCAGTTCAGATTGGCAACGCGATCACTGAAAAGATGGTCTTGGACGTTTTGATTCAAGCTCGTGACCGTGGATTGTTCAACGCCGTCACGGACTGTGGTGCCGGTGGGTTCAGCAGTGCGGTCGGTGAGATGGGCGAGCACTTGGGTGCCGAGGTTTGGCTGGACAAGGCGCCGCTGAAGTACGACGGTTTAACGTACACCGAAATCTGGATCTCGGAAGCTCAAGAACGCATGGTGTTTGCGGTTCCGCAAGACAAGTGGGACGAACTGCGCCAGCTTTGCGAGAGCGAAGGCGTCGAGGCGGCTGCGATCGGACGTTTCGTGCCGACCGGACGGTTGTTGTTGACCTATCAAGGTCACACCGTTGGCGATGTCGCGATGCAATTTTTGCACGATGGTCGTCCGCCAATCATTCGCGATGCCGTCTACACGCCGCCCGAAACTCAGCCGCTGGATCTGCCTGCGATGAGCGCCGACGACCACCGTACTGCGTTGCTTGCGATCATGGGCAGCTTGAACGTGGCCAGCAAGCAATGGGTGATTCGCCAATACGATCACGAGGTCCAAGGTGGCAGCGTCGTGAAACCGCTGGTCGGTCCGCTTTGCGACGGACCTGGCGATGCGGCAGTGGTGCGGCCGCGAATGCAGTCGCGTCGCGGTTTGGTTTTATCGTGCGGAATGAATCCTCACTACGGCGACTTTGACACGTATCACATGGCTACTTCGGCGATCGACGAAGCGATGCGAAATGCGGTCGCTGTGGGTGCTGATCCGTCGAAGATTGCGATCTTAGACAACTTTTGCTGGGGCTACACTGACCGCGCCGAAACGCTCGGTTCGTTGGTCCGTGCGGCGATCGCGTGCCAGGACATGGCGGTGACGTTGGGGACTCCGTTCATCAGCGGCAAGGACTCGCTCAACAACGAGTTCAGTTACTTTGAAAGCGATGGCACCAAGCAAACGATTTCGATTCCACCGAGTCTGTTGATCAGCGCGATGGGCCAAATCGATGACATCGGCAAGGCTGTCACGATGGACGCCAAAGAAGTCGGTAATGTCGTGTACTTGGTTGGCGAAACGAAGTCGGAACTAGGCGGTTCGCACCTTTCGTTGGTGCAAGATTTGGCCGGCGGCCAAGTGCCAACGGTTGACGCAAACGTGGCCAAGGCAACGTTCGCGGCGATGCACGCGGCGATCATGTCGGGCCAAGTCCGTGCGTGTCACGACCTCAGTGAAGGTGGTCTGGCGGTTTCCGCAACCGAGATGGCGATGGCGGGAACGTTGGGCATGCAGATCGACATTGCCGCCGTTTGTGACAGTGGTTTGTCGTCGTCGGAAGTTCTGTTTAGCGAGTCAAATACGCGTTTCTTGGTCGAAGTTTCGGCTGATGCGGCAGACGAATTTGAAAAGTCGTTGAGCAATCATTCGGTTCCGGTTGCTCGGCTAGGTACAATCGAGGCCGACGAGCGGATGATCGTCATGCAGGGCGACGATGTCGTTTTGGATGTGACCACCGCCGATGCCAAGGAAGCCTGGCAAAAACCACTGGCTTGGTAG